Proteins encoded by one window of Geobacter sp. DSM 9736:
- a CDS encoding cation:proton antiporter gives MTLDQFIINFILPVLALGIILAFARLARGPDLPDRVISLDLMASLIICLAAAYSIAADEPAFLDAAIVLSLVVFVGTVAFAYYLRRRRNADTDR, from the coding sequence GTGACTCTTGATCAGTTCATCATCAACTTCATCCTCCCTGTTCTCGCGCTGGGGATCATCCTCGCCTTCGCCCGGCTGGCCCGGGGGCCCGACCTTCCCGACCGCGTCATCTCCCTCGATCTCATGGCGAGCCTCATCATCTGCCTCGCCGCCGCATATTCGATAGCCGCGGACGAGCCCGCTTTCCTGGACGCGGCCATAGTCCTCTCGCTTGTCGTGTTCGTCGGCACCGTGGCATTCGCCTATTACCTCAGGAGGAGACGCAATGCGGATACTGACCGTTGA